One Actinoplanes missouriensis 431 DNA segment encodes these proteins:
- a CDS encoding alpha/beta fold hydrolase — protein MKSVSHVLLAALLAAVGTVAATAQPAAAASLPGIVLTSSAATLPAELAPLATGRRIQYVTTGVTGNVITATGLILTPKTGKNGKIVAWGHGTTGLADQCAPSTNQGVFWEEARIAVAELLSRGWTVTAPDYPGLGTAQAHPYLIGASAGRSLIDSVKAARNLDASLSLQYVVDGHSQGGQGALFASQLAPSYDGTLQLKGTASIAPVSNTEQIIPVIAGTEGQGYLVMALYGLAAVDPTFHPYSVLAAPAEAKTGVLSTGCLYEILATYKNFTAAQLVTNGQVPVAVVNKLAAYENPAQTAPSAPVLIVHGTDDEAVPFFLSTDYLVPKIQSYGVPVTFLGLPDADHDEAVIESADYVADWIAARFA, from the coding sequence ATGAAATCCGTGTCACACGTGCTGCTCGCGGCGCTCCTCGCCGCCGTCGGCACGGTCGCCGCGACCGCCCAGCCAGCGGCCGCGGCATCCCTGCCCGGCATCGTGCTGACCAGTTCGGCCGCCACCCTGCCGGCCGAACTGGCGCCGCTCGCCACCGGGCGCCGCATCCAATACGTCACCACCGGAGTGACCGGAAACGTCATCACCGCCACCGGTCTGATCCTGACTCCGAAAACCGGGAAGAACGGCAAGATCGTCGCGTGGGGGCACGGCACCACGGGCCTCGCCGACCAATGCGCGCCGTCCACCAATCAAGGCGTCTTCTGGGAGGAGGCGCGCATCGCGGTCGCCGAACTGCTCAGCCGCGGCTGGACCGTCACGGCGCCGGATTACCCCGGACTGGGTACGGCCCAGGCGCACCCGTACCTGATCGGCGCCAGCGCCGGACGGTCGCTGATCGACAGCGTCAAGGCGGCGCGCAACCTCGACGCGTCGCTCTCCCTCCAGTACGTCGTCGACGGTCACTCGCAGGGCGGGCAGGGCGCGCTCTTCGCGAGCCAGCTGGCGCCCTCCTACGACGGGACGCTGCAGCTGAAGGGCACGGCCAGCATCGCCCCGGTCTCCAACACCGAGCAGATCATCCCGGTCATCGCCGGAACCGAGGGACAGGGTTACCTGGTGATGGCCCTGTACGGGCTCGCGGCCGTGGACCCGACGTTCCACCCGTACTCGGTCCTGGCCGCCCCGGCCGAGGCGAAGACCGGCGTGCTGAGCACCGGATGCCTCTACGAGATCCTCGCGACGTACAAGAACTTCACCGCCGCGCAGCTCGTCACGAACGGGCAGGTGCCGGTCGCGGTGGTCAACAAGCTGGCCGCCTACGAGAACCCGGCCCAGACGGCACCGAGCGCGCCGGTGCTGATCGTGCACGGCACCGACGACGAGGCCGTCCCGTTCTTCCTCTCCACGGACTATCTGGTGCCCAAGATTCAGTCGTACGGGGTGCCCGTCACGTTCCTCGGCCTCCCGGACGCCGACCACGACGAGGCGGTCATCGAGTCCGCCGACTACGTGGCCGACTGGATCGCGGCCCGCTTCGCCTGA
- a CDS encoding erythromycin esterase family protein: MIRYGDEVASIARPLRDPGDLEILLDRAAGARVVQIGEATHGTHEFYTWRAALTRRLIEERGFSFVAVEGDWPDCDRVDGAVRCAPGAPEDPRAALVRYDRWPTWMWANEETVDFARWLRGFNARRPPDDRVGFHGLDVYSLWESMHQILTWLREHDPDLVPAALEAYKCFEPFAEDPNAYAWSTQFVSAGCQESVVRMLAALQDRDFGVWQNAEVVAGAEGYYRSMVQGGPEAWNIRDRHMDQTLDRLLDRYGPRSKAVVWAHNTHVGDARATDQSRYGEVTLGQLARERFGDDEVVLVGCGTYRGSVVAGPAWGAQMEVMGVPQARPDSLEDVLHAAAPACGLFVFPAGTDGPDLLTTVLAHRAIGVVYQPHRERWANYVPTILGGRYDAFLWFDETHALRPLHTLRVDRREPETFPSGV; the protein is encoded by the coding sequence ATGATCCGGTACGGGGACGAGGTGGCGTCCATCGCCCGGCCGTTGCGCGACCCGGGGGATCTGGAGATCCTCCTGGATCGGGCGGCCGGCGCGCGGGTCGTCCAGATCGGCGAGGCCACCCACGGGACGCACGAGTTCTACACCTGGCGCGCGGCGCTGACCCGGCGGCTCATCGAGGAGCGCGGGTTCTCGTTCGTGGCGGTCGAGGGGGACTGGCCGGACTGCGATCGGGTGGACGGCGCGGTGCGGTGCGCGCCGGGCGCGCCGGAGGACCCGCGGGCCGCCCTGGTCCGGTACGACAGGTGGCCGACCTGGATGTGGGCGAACGAGGAGACCGTCGACTTCGCCCGCTGGCTGCGCGGCTTCAACGCGCGCAGGCCGCCGGACGACCGGGTCGGCTTCCACGGGCTCGACGTCTACTCGCTCTGGGAGTCGATGCACCAGATCCTCACCTGGCTGCGTGAGCACGACCCGGACCTGGTGCCCGCGGCGCTGGAGGCGTACAAGTGCTTCGAGCCGTTCGCCGAGGACCCCAACGCGTACGCCTGGTCCACCCAGTTCGTCTCGGCCGGCTGCCAGGAGAGCGTGGTCCGGATGCTGGCCGCGCTCCAGGACCGGGACTTCGGGGTGTGGCAGAACGCCGAGGTGGTGGCCGGTGCCGAGGGCTACTACCGGAGCATGGTGCAGGGCGGGCCGGAGGCCTGGAACATCCGGGACCGGCACATGGACCAGACCCTGGACCGGCTGCTCGACCGGTACGGCCCGCGCTCGAAAGCCGTCGTCTGGGCGCACAACACGCACGTCGGGGACGCCCGCGCCACGGATCAGTCCCGGTACGGGGAGGTCACCCTCGGGCAGCTCGCGCGGGAGCGCTTCGGTGACGACGAGGTCGTGCTGGTGGGCTGCGGAACGTACCGGGGAAGTGTGGTGGCCGGACCCGCCTGGGGTGCCCAGATGGAGGTGATGGGCGTGCCGCAGGCGCGGCCGGACTCCCTGGAGGACGTGCTGCACGCGGCGGCGCCGGCCTGCGGCCTGTTCGTCTTCCCCGCCGGGACCGACGGGCCGGATCTGCTCACGACCGTTCTTGCCCATCGGGCGATCGGCGTGGTCTACCAGCCGCACCGGGAACGCTGGGCCAATTACGTGCCCACGATCCTGGGCGGCCGCTACGACGCGTTCCTCTGGTTCGACGAGACGCACGCGCTGCGCCCGCTGCACACTCTGCGGGTCGACAGGCGCGAGCCGGAGACCTTCCCGAGCGGCGTCTGA
- a CDS encoding PP2C family protein-serine/threonine phosphatase, which translates to MGGRSPVGGQAYAQAVSAPGPDASSAARVRVEERLAGMEELGKLGWGEWDLVSGEVYWSPQIYRIYERDPALGPLSQQEAEEAAVPDDQPLRLAALDAFRRAERVDLISRVRIGGRVKHLRTVADAVRDADGRPLRIHGIVQDVTDQQTRAERLAAVEHELDEQRRTSAAEHDLTARLQRIILPIPEEPIELPGLKAAVRYLPATEETMVGGDWYHAAAVRDGSVLLAVGDVAGHGTPAATTMAQLRHALRALTVITSDPGALLGHLNQLTCELGAQTPEVAATAVIARYDPARGELVWAQAGHPPPLLNSGGRTRPLIRPPGPMLGVVDGAAYPEAVTGFLPGDVLLLYTDGLVEHRGQSLDTGMDAVMATVDEAVRASPARPLAELVARLRRANPDDDTCVLAARPLPHRARRPCPDRIAGLAKSDV; encoded by the coding sequence GTGGGTGGGAGGTCTCCGGTGGGCGGTCAGGCGTACGCGCAGGCGGTGAGCGCGCCCGGCCCGGACGCGTCGTCGGCGGCCCGGGTCCGCGTCGAGGAGCGCCTGGCCGGCATGGAGGAGCTCGGCAAACTCGGCTGGGGCGAGTGGGACCTGGTCAGCGGCGAGGTCTACTGGTCGCCGCAGATCTACCGGATCTACGAGCGGGACCCGGCGCTCGGCCCGCTCAGCCAGCAGGAGGCGGAGGAGGCCGCGGTCCCCGACGACCAGCCGCTGCGGCTCGCGGCGCTTGACGCGTTCCGCCGCGCGGAACGGGTCGATCTGATCAGCCGGGTGCGGATCGGCGGGCGGGTCAAGCACCTGCGTACGGTCGCCGACGCGGTCCGGGACGCCGACGGGCGGCCGCTGCGCATCCACGGCATCGTGCAGGACGTCACCGACCAGCAGACCAGGGCGGAACGGCTCGCCGCGGTCGAGCACGAGCTCGACGAGCAGCGCCGGACGTCGGCCGCCGAGCACGACCTCACCGCCCGGCTGCAGCGGATCATCCTGCCGATCCCGGAGGAGCCGATCGAGCTGCCCGGCCTCAAGGCGGCCGTGCGCTACCTGCCGGCCACCGAGGAGACCATGGTCGGCGGCGACTGGTACCACGCGGCGGCCGTGCGGGACGGCTCGGTGCTGCTCGCGGTGGGCGACGTCGCCGGGCACGGCACGCCGGCGGCCACCACGATGGCGCAGCTGCGGCACGCCCTGCGCGCGCTCACCGTGATCACCAGCGATCCGGGCGCGCTGCTCGGGCACCTCAACCAGCTCACCTGCGAGCTCGGCGCGCAGACCCCCGAGGTGGCCGCCACCGCGGTGATCGCCCGTTACGACCCGGCCCGGGGCGAGCTGGTCTGGGCGCAGGCCGGTCACCCGCCGCCGCTGCTCAACTCCGGCGGCCGCACTCGCCCGCTGATCCGCCCGCCCGGTCCGATGCTCGGCGTCGTCGACGGGGCGGCCTATCCCGAGGCGGTCACCGGTTTCCTGCCCGGCGACGTGCTGCTGCTCTACACCGACGGCCTGGTCGAGCATCGCGGGCAGAGCCTGGACACCGGCATGGACGCGGTGATGGCCACGGTCGACGAGGCGGTCCGGGCGTCGCCGGCGCGCCCGCTCGCCGAGCTGGTGGCACGGCTGCGCCGGGCCAACCCGGACGACGACACCTGTGTGCTGGCGGCACGCCCGCTGCCCCACCGGGCCCGGCGGCCCTGCCCGGACCGGATCGCCGGCCTGGCTAAGTCGGACGTATAG
- a CDS encoding type II toxin-antitoxin system PemK/MazF family toxin, which yields MRRGEIWTIGDRSDLRYRVLVLSGDSYNERSSAAPFCAPIVRQRGVTELPPYAVALTEQDPITGVVVINRMRRLPASTGAERIGMVTGASMARLAEAMRSLFEL from the coding sequence GTGCGCCGCGGGGAGATCTGGACCATCGGTGACCGTTCCGACCTGCGATACCGCGTGCTCGTTCTCTCCGGGGACAGCTACAACGAGCGCTCCAGCGCCGCCCCGTTCTGCGCGCCGATCGTGCGTCAGCGCGGCGTCACCGAGCTCCCGCCGTACGCGGTGGCGCTGACCGAACAGGATCCGATCACCGGAGTCGTGGTGATCAACCGGATGCGCCGGCTCCCGGCGTCGACCGGCGCCGAGCGGATCGGCATGGTCACCGGCGCGAGCATGGCCCGTCTGGCCGAGGCGATGCGGTCGCTCTTCGAGCTCTGA
- a CDS encoding GGDEF domain-containing protein, which yields MTRFLGVSVYLVVAGTLTAAMPLASPPGRQVVMLLVSVLAGVAVLSVLPRVAVAERAPYRWLALGLGWLVVTNVAIVAADGPHSAAGEILVAVSHVHLLVAAVLLVLRRGRDDVGGLIDASVVAIVVAALTWTALLQPALNTARVVVGRQTTLLATVLLLAGVLGAMLRLVVIARRPPLPLALLAVAMVCDLAGATAAATATGTITGSSSAGREMLFVVTYLLVGLAALMPGAERLAQPGPAPKERPFRIRVIFLTSAVTVVPLVAAAREFLGARGDTALLTVGNLLIVVLVAIRVARLADQREIAEARMRHQATHDLLTGLPNRAELWNRLDAALAAERASGRPEVVLLFCDLNGFKAVNDRLGHLAGDRLLTEVAARLRAGLPEGDTVARYGGDEFVLLSRGPGAAERLTGHVRDALTAPVAISGETVRVGASVGTVCSDGLLDADELIRRADQAMYRDKAARRAA from the coding sequence GTGACCCGTTTTCTCGGCGTGTCCGTCTACCTGGTGGTGGCGGGGACACTGACCGCAGCCATGCCGCTGGCGTCCCCTCCGGGGCGGCAGGTGGTGATGCTGCTCGTCTCGGTGCTCGCCGGCGTGGCGGTGCTGAGCGTCCTGCCGCGGGTGGCGGTGGCCGAGCGGGCCCCGTACCGATGGCTTGCCCTGGGTCTCGGCTGGCTGGTCGTGACCAATGTGGCGATCGTGGCCGCCGACGGGCCGCACAGCGCGGCCGGCGAGATCCTGGTGGCGGTCAGTCACGTCCATCTGCTGGTCGCCGCGGTGCTGCTGGTGCTGCGGCGCGGCCGCGACGACGTCGGCGGCCTGATCGACGCGAGCGTGGTGGCGATCGTGGTGGCCGCGCTGACCTGGACCGCGCTGCTGCAGCCCGCCCTGAACACGGCGCGGGTCGTGGTGGGCCGGCAGACCACGCTGCTGGCCACCGTGCTGCTGCTCGCCGGAGTGCTCGGCGCGATGCTCCGGCTCGTGGTGATCGCCCGGCGGCCGCCGCTGCCGCTGGCGCTGCTCGCCGTCGCGATGGTGTGCGACCTGGCCGGGGCGACCGCGGCGGCCACCGCGACCGGCACCATCACCGGGTCGTCCTCGGCCGGCCGCGAGATGCTCTTCGTCGTCACCTATCTGCTGGTCGGGCTGGCCGCGCTGATGCCCGGCGCGGAACGGCTGGCCCAGCCCGGACCGGCGCCCAAGGAACGTCCCTTCCGGATCCGGGTCATCTTCCTGACCTCGGCGGTCACCGTGGTGCCGCTGGTCGCCGCGGCCCGCGAGTTCCTCGGCGCGCGCGGTGACACCGCGCTGCTGACCGTCGGCAACCTGCTGATCGTGGTGCTCGTCGCGATCCGGGTGGCCCGGCTCGCCGATCAGCGCGAGATCGCCGAGGCCCGGATGCGCCACCAGGCCACTCACGACCTGCTGACCGGGTTGCCGAACCGGGCCGAGCTGTGGAACCGGCTGGACGCCGCGCTGGCCGCGGAACGCGCCAGCGGCCGCCCCGAGGTGGTGCTGCTCTTCTGCGACCTCAACGGGTTCAAGGCGGTCAACGACCGGCTCGGTCACCTGGCCGGGGACCGGCTGCTCACCGAGGTGGCGGCCCGGCTGCGGGCCGGCCTGCCGGAGGGCGACACGGTCGCCCGGTACGGCGGCGACGAGTTCGTCCTGCTCTCCCGCGGGCCGGGCGCCGCCGAGCGGCTGACCGGCCATGTCCGGGACGCGCTGACCGCGCCGGTCGCGATCTCCGGCGAGACGGTACGGGTGGGCGCCAGCGTCGGCACGGTCTGCTCCGACGGTCTGCTCGACGCGGACGAGCTGATCCGCCGCGCCGATCAGGCGATGTACCGCGACAAGGCAGCGCGCCGCGCGGCGTGA